The following are from one region of the Ornithorhynchus anatinus isolate Pmale09 chromosome X1, mOrnAna1.pri.v4, whole genome shotgun sequence genome:
- the LOC100074467 gene encoding olfactory receptor 10H1-like — protein MPGENCTLVSEFILVGFSTLPSRLQPVLFVLILLMYLSTLLGTLLIVITVRNERKLQTPMYHYLCTLSLSEIFYTFAIIPKMLSDLLSTQRTISFLGCANQMFFSFTFGFTHSFLLTTMGYDRYIAICHPLRYKVLMSPQRCMQLVATSCFSGLVMGLVVTGAVFHLSFCGPNEIHHFFCHVPPIVKLAWGHVSVTALAVGMLCITALLGCFLLILLSYAFIVATIVKIPSAEGRHRAFSICVSHLTVVVVHYGFASVIYLKPKAPRALEGDTLMGVTYTVLTPFLSPIIFSLRNKELKNILKKTIKDCLFPPSM, from the coding sequence ATGCCTGGAGAGAACTGCACCTTAGTATCCGAATTCATCCTTGTTGGCTTTTCCACATTACCCTCAAGGCTGCAGCCCGTTTTatttgttctaatcctgctgaTGTACTTGTCCACCTTACTGGGTACCTTGCTCATCGTGATCACAGTCCGGAATGAGCGCAAGCTCCAAACGCCTATGTACCACTATCTGTGCACTCTATCCCTCTCAGAAATCTTCTACACTTTCGCCATCATTCCCAAGATGCTCTCTGAtttgctctccacccaaaggACCATCTCCTTTCTAGGCTGTGCCAACCAGATGTTTTTCTCCTTCACCTTTGGCTTCACCCACTCCTTCTTGCTCACCACCATGGGCTATGACCGTTATATTGCCATCTGCCACCCCCTTCGCTACAAAGTCCTCATGAGCCCTCAGAGATGTATGCAGCTGGTGGCCACCTCGTGCTTTTCTGGCTTGGTTATGGGGCTGGTGGTCACAGGTGCCGTTTTCCATTTGTCCTTCTGCGGACCCAATGAGATCCACCATTTTTTTTGTCATGTGCCCCCCATTGTAAAATTAGCCTGGGGGCACGTCTCGGTCACTGCCCTGGCGGTGGGGATGCTGTGTATCACAGCCTTGCTGGGctgcttcctcctcatcctcctgtcCTATGCCTTCATCGTGGCCACCATCGTGAAGATCCCCTCAGCTGAGGGCCGCCACAGAGCCTTCTCCATCTGCGTGTCCCACCTCACGGTGGTAGTGGTGCATTACGGCTTTGCCTCGGTCATCTACCTCAAGCCCAAGGCTCCCCGTGCCCTTGAAGGGGACACCCTGATGGGTGTCACCTACACTGTCCTCACCCCATTCCTCAGCCCCATCATCTTCAGCCTGAGGAACAAGGAACTGAAAAATATCCTAAAGAAAACCATCAAGGACTGTCTCTTCCCTCCAAGTATGTGA
- the LOC100681972 gene encoding olfactory receptor 10H1-like, whose product MDVILIDGHNLQKTSYIDGAAGFQDIFKFTVILAAGKSPVIGKSFVFLVKPFNFFLSRYFLHGSYYSNCAAFLLKENHTMVSEFILIGFSTFPRLQGFFFVLFLLMYLSTLLGTLLIIVTVQNERKLHTPMYCYLCTLSLSEIFYTFAIIPKMLSDLLSTQRTISFLGCANQMFFSFTFGFTHSFLLTTMGYDRYVAICYPLRYSVLMKPQICIWLLVSSCLGGLVMGLVVTVAVFHLSFCGPNEIHHFACHMLPIVKLACGDVSLTALAVGVLCIIVLMSCFLLILLSYAFIVATIMKIPSAEGRLRTFSTCAAHLTVVVVHYGFASIIFFKPKTHVLEGDSLMAVTYTVFTPFLSPIIFSLRNKELKNALKKTFKNGLFPHTKK is encoded by the exons TCTCCAGTTATTGGGAAGTCATTTGTTTTTCTGGTTAAACCTTTCAACTTCTTCCTGTCAAG ATATTTCCTGCATGGATCCTACTACTCCAACT GTGCAGCGTTTTTGCTAAAGGAGAATCACACCATGGTGTCTGAATTCATCCTCATCGGCTTCTCTACATTCCCCCGGCTCCAGGGATTCTTCTTTGTGCTTTTCCTGCTGATGTACTTGTCCACATTGCTAGGTACCCTCCTCATCATAGTCACAGTCCAGAATGAGCGCAAGCTCCATACGCCCATGTACTGCTATCTGTGCACTCTGTCCCTCTCAGAAATCTTCTACACCTTCGCCATCATTCCCAAGATGCTCTCTGAtttgctctccacccaaaggACCATCTCCTTTCTAGGCTGTGCCAACCagatgttcttctccttcacCTTTGGTTTCACACACTCCTTCCTGCTGACCACTATGGGGTACGATCGCTATGTGGCCATCTGCTATCCCTTACGCTACAGTGTCCTCATGAAGCCCCAGATCTGCATCTGGCTGCTGGTCTCTTCATGTTTAGGAGGCTTGGTTATGGGGCTGGTGGTCACAGTTGCCGTTTTCCATTTGTCCTTCTGTGGGCCCAATGAGATCCACCACTTTGCCTGCCATATGCTGCCCATTGTAAAATTAGCCTGTGGGGATGTTTCGCTAACTGCCCTGGCAGTGGGGGTGCTGTGTATCATAGTCTTGATGAGctgtttcctcctcatcctcctgtcCTACGCCTTCATCGTGGCCACCATCATGAAGATTCCCTCAGCTGAGGGCCGCCTCAGAACCTTCTCCACCTGTGCGGCCCACCTCACGGTGGTGGTGGTGCATTACGGCTTTGCGTCCATCATCTTCTTCAAGCCCAAGACTCATGTCCTCGAAGGGGACTCCCTGATGGCTGTCACCTACACCGTCTTCACCCCGTTCCTCAGCCCCATCATCTTCAGCCTGAGGAACAAAGAACTGAAGAATGCCCTAAAGAAAACCTTCAAGAACGGTCTCttcccacacacaaaaaaatga